The genome window TAGATATACTTACTCTATGTGtcaaatatttaatgtaattgaAAAGATGAATACTTTTGTTTTCACATTTAGCATTATCTTTTTTTCTGGCACACCCTTTTAATGTAATATCATTAATGTGCAAACATAATTCTCATCTACACTTCAGAAAAAATAAGGCATTAATAAAAAGCAACAGATGTTTAAGCCAATCTGTAAGATCAAGTATGGACGAgcataaattatacaaatacgaattcttttattaaaaataatttattgattcaaataaattagaaaatagcAATCGTGAATAGCTTAAACAAAGGCTGCGAAATACAAcagctataaaataataaaaacatcaACAAAAAATACTCTATGTACAGCAgttttatttctctttgttttaattaaagtaaattaaagtAACCAATTTTCGATAATAATGGTAAAGTGATTGTAAAACAGGGACAGGTTTTTTATGTAATCATCAATACCTTCCTTTATTTTctcgtttaaatttaaaatcttAAGAATCCATGTGAACTGATCGATTCTACCtgtttactttataacgtagacgctttaaaaatctttaaaaattgaTGTATCTAAAGCTTTCCATAGAAATGTACGAACTATACATGCAACATtccaatatataaatatattgtaggCTTCAATGAATTGCTTCTCAGTATATAAAAAAACAGTATGTACATGCATATGGATACGGTATGTTCGAATTTAATTCTATCATTTGTATTATTTCATCATTATCGAGCCCCTGCTAAAAAGTTCTTGAATTTTATCTCATCTCAAAAAGAGAATAGTCTAAAAACATTATagacatatgtgtatatacaaaACGACATAATATTGGGAGTAACTTCTCTAGTTTCTCTCTAGTAAAGTTCCTTGACTTATCACATTTAAAcgtaaattaattcataaaaatcaataCATAAGTGCCCTGAACATTTTTTTTTGATGATCTCTTACATGTATCATGGATtcttaaagaagaaattaaaataaagctGTGCATAGCTCCGAATGAAATTGCATATGTACAGTATCAAAAAAGAATAACTAATCGATATTCTACTTTCGTTGTACAAAGTAGTAGAACACGTAGGTATTTTTCTTGAATGGAGCGTAGCAGACAGCATGCAAAACAACAAAGGATCCTGGGCCAGTAAAAATGAATTCACTGTTCAAGTAGCTCCTGGCCGGCGACGGTGCAGAGCCTATAGAAAACTGTTTTACCGTGTCCATCTTCTCCTGTGAGAATGATTTGACCATCTTGACCTAATGTTGCTTCTGTAACGCTGTTTAAATCGACAGCGACACTAGTACCTTCCCCACTGCCTGCTACTTCAGCAAGTGCTTGTACTTCTCCTTGACTTGTATGGATCTGTAGATAAGAAAATTCATTCCCATTTTAAAACTTTGCTCCTAAAGTCAAAAAGGAAAACATAAAAGGTGGTTTATGATAACTTACAGTAGCTACACCTTGAACTTGAGCTGTTGTACCATCTGGTAGCGTAATTATTGGGTTACTAGGGTCAACCTGGATGATTGATACGGTGCCATCGGGGTTCGTTATTGTTTGTAAAACTGCTGTCGGATATTGAGCTGTCATCTAGAACACAAgagcaaaatattaattatgatgGCCGAATCACGTGTCttttaaatatcttaaaaaGCAAGATATGATTACAActgaaaaaatgatgaaaattttACAGAAAGTATAACCAAATAAAATGTGATTCCAAGTATGACGACAACGACTACAGAAATAAAGACAGATTAAACTCAAATAAGGGAAACCAAACACATGAACATAAACGCAAATTGCGTATAAAGgaatttcaaattctaatttttttaaatgttaaatcagaatttaaagaaacacCATGATCTCACAATGTACTATCGAACCTTGCATCAAATTTGATTAGACTGAAACTGTACTAAATAATTGGACTTTTTTCAATCACGTTGTTTCGAtcaattctttttttgtacTCTATCCACTCCCACCTGAGTGGCAGTGGCAAGAGCTGTAGGAGACGCGGCAATGATTTGTGCTGGCGAAGAGTTTCCCTTAGATGAATCCGTGCTGCTGAGGCGAACAACTCCCACCgtctgctgttgttgctgcgaTTGTCCACCTTGTCCTTGACCGGATGAATGTGACGGATGCGACGAGGAATGAGGAGTCGATTGTTGTATCAGTACATTTGATTTATCATCCTCTTCACTGAATGCAGGTAGAAGATCTTCTCTTCCATGAAATTTATAACAGTTTATTACAATTTGTCTTAATGCATGTGTCCAAGAAATCTAAAAAAAATACAATAGAACAAACATTAAGTagtttagaaaatttatatatccgGAATGAAAAAAAAGTGTTCAAAGATTCTTTAGATATCTACAAACCTTCTGTTTCTCGTCTTCAGACCTTGCATCCATACGCACATTTGCCCAAGGAAGTTCTTTTGGCCACCATGGTGGCCGTGTACTATCTCTTCCCCAACCAGGTTTACCTCTGCCTGTAGAATACTTTAACATTAAAGGGATGAATGCTCTGAGTTGAGCTTGCGTCATTTTTTCCACGGGTGTTGGTATGCCATCTATTATAAGAGGTGGTAATTCATATAAAGATGGATCGTCTTGTACTGGTGGAGGAGCTTGTTGTGCGAGCGCACTTTCAAGTTCTTCCATTATaacatttcttaaattttttactACATCCTCTAATGGTTTTGCTCCAAATACTTTATAACTACTGTTTGGCTTTCCTGGTGTAGCTACTAATACTACTGCTTGTTGTCCAACTCGCGTTGCAAACTCATCTATAGTTTGctgtaaaaaatacatatttaataaataataaataaatatttaaaggcaTACAGATAACAAGATAAAACATAGTAATGTGTATATACTTACTCTAAGTTTTCTTAGGAGTCTGTTTTGTTGTCTCTTTCTAATGCTGGGATTTGTTTCAAAGCTATGAGGTCGTTTCCTCTTTTTCGCTGAGACAATGGCCGCCGCGGCGGCTACGCCAACAGGGCCTAAATGTGCAAATTATTAACTATATGTTTTCTAATTTTACAATCCCACACCAAATAAAATGTCAGTAAAAAATCAgtaatattaaaagatattgaagaaaaaatttcaatttgcatggtatttccaaaatatttttgttaaaatatttttatcctattcacgtatatgtaaatatgtgtATAGATATTTTACTGACATGTCAACATGTATCTTTAGTTCATTCAAAACAAGAGATGCAAAGCAGTAGTGATATGAAACGTGCTTGATATCCAaggatatattatacatatattgaaataaattaaatttatatatgtgtatagaaTTCAACATTATGTTTTATAACAGTGAAATGAAAGGTATTTgaaatctaaataaataatatattcttgAATTTTTTTTCGATAAGGTAAAAATGAACATCtacaaaatattacatattttatttataacatttagggagtaaacataacataataaatttattgcacAAAGTAAAcacaaatttaaataataaatattaagctAATTTCTAAgctatgatattttaataaacacaCAGGAAAGatgatatatatgaataattttaaatttgcaaGTGAAAATTACTGCATAAAATGCAAAATTAAGATGTATATAAAAAACAGTGTTTCCATGTATgtagaatattaaaaacatgAAGCAAATAATATTACAGCACACAAACAATGTAAAATGCATTCAACAAtggtattttttataaatattttctttgtaatttgtaTTATGAGTACTTATCTTGTTGAAAGAGAATTAGAATGATAAAAAAAGTGAGATATAAAAAaaggcaaaaaaagaaaagaaacaataattCATGCTGCACTGTCAATGATGTAAATGAAAAAAACAATAAActtatgtattttcttttaaatgacTTAATAAAAACATAAACAACTAAAACTATTAACCATATTAGGGCTCCATAGAGaatctttttataaatgtattttagtttaatatttaatagttaCCAGATTAGATATATCATTGGCAGGCAATATTTTACTTCTATCTTTCTGTTGATAATAAATCAAGGTAACTTCAATTCTATGAatcttcatattttttttatataattactataatattGCAAAAGATaatcatttttctttatctATGTTCAAAGaattgaataatattatacaaattatattttaatactttatataatgttataatactatattatataaaaaaattagaataatatgcattattaacattattaattataaactgAAATATGTCAATCACAatccaaaatatttaatttacaaagTCCTTTACTTATTTTTTCCTTGTGTCTATGTAATGAGACTTGTTCATTTAACATTATTGGTGCACCCTCTATGTTACTTTCCttttgtaaatgaaaatgaTTAGAATATAAATAACTCAAAAGGTGAAAAAGCAAAAAAATGGAAATCACCATTAGCGTGTTTGATTTGCCAACCTGCAGCGGCGAGCTGGGCCGTCACATCATCATCCATAGCTGCTGTCAAAAGGTCACCCTCCTCATATGTTTCAGACCCACTACTTGGCTCGTCGTCATCATCATCTGAGATTCTATCCATTGTGCCAGGCTCTGCACTAGGCAGAGACACCATCTTTTTATCTTCGTCCGTCGTGTCTTCAGTTATATTGCAATGCCCCGTCAAAACAGATGCCAATCTTtgatgttttattttctttctacaTCACCTCCTAAATCGAAAGAAACAAGCTTatatgagaaataaaatataaaatatgaaatataaaatatagaacaatGGACTGTCTcttgtaaatgtataaaatttccaaaacaaAGTTGTCTTCCATAATGTTTATAAATTACCTTCTGTTAAgcttacatagtaatattatttaaatataactataaaataatGTTCTTTTAGTTATATATAGATAAtcatttacattatttacaGGAAGGAACTTCAATGttaaaagaaatgttgaaatttactatgttaaatatatataataaaacataacaGTACGAATAAATCTAGATCCAACAATAAAAAAGATGATTGTAcatcaaataatattttaagagcAATTAAAATAATGATATCATTATCTATGTATCATTAATTGATGATATAAAGGTAGGAAAAACACATAAACAGATGTTCTTACTACATACATATgaactataaaatattacaaagtaTAATAATGACATTAAATACATAAGTATTTCCATGTGGAATACTGCATGATAAGGGTAGAGTAGACAAAAATCCAGCATGATGATACTACATACGGTCAGAATTTGAGAAACATAAACAATGAGTTTCAGGCGGAAGTGTTTCCCGCGCGTACGCTTAGGATCCCCACGCATGATGAAACGTGACGCTATAAGATATTCACACTAAACGTGAGATAACATCATGAAAAAGGAGCGCGCGGAAACAAATTAACGTAACGTAAATATGTGaacgtcgccgtcgtcgtcgccgtcgccgTGGTCTGTACATAGACATAGGATATCGCTGATGCGCGGATGAAGCGTAGCGAACCGGTGTTACACTCGGGGTGACAGCGAGCAACAGATACATATTTGTTGGATGAATTTGACAGGCGACGCGACAGACGACAGACGGCGAACAGGCAGTTAAGAAGAGTAGTAAGAGCGTGGCTTGGCAAAGCGTGACGAGGTGTGAGAGAACAGAGAGAGAAGATGCGCCAAGCCGCGCACACGGCGCGTTTATTTGGTGGATACTTGGGGGGGCAATGAAAATGCGCAGGGCACACGCAAAAGAGACCACCTCCGGGGCCGCAAAGCTCATGACCGCGGTACCGCGGAGCCATGGAGCAGGCCCAGTGAAAATCGCGAGTTGCGTACGCACCTTGTGTGTCCCGTGAGTGGTCACCCGATCAGGGAGGGCTCAGGGTTTCGCGTCTGCGGGGAGGCCGCCGTCGGCTACGCTCTCTCACCACGCCCTACGCTCGCGTCTCGCGGTCTCATCTCGCCACCCGTGTTAAACGCTCACCCGCACAGCACCACCACCGTGAGGCTAAAACGCGACCTTCTACCTCACCGGGCGTAACTCGCGTGTACGTCGCGCCACGCCACAACAACACACACAACAGCCGCCATAGACACCATGGCCAGTTTCGCCAGCAGCCGTATCGATCGGCTACGCGGCCCTCCATCTCCACCACAACAAACGCGGCAGCGAGGCGGCCATTTTGAGCGAGCCTGCGCGGTGCACTCCAAGCAGACGATGCGAAATTGCCCTTATTTCGCGAATAAGCAACATACGCGCATCGCCCGGTCCCTCAACGATCAATTACATGCTAATAACGCACCGATACTTATTCGGCACTCACCGATTTCCCCTCAGAATCCGCAAAAAGGTACCAGCGACCACGGAAACACGAACaccatatacatgtatacggATCTGGAATAACCTGATTGGCTGGTACCACTGGGGTACGCGTCATGGCGTCCATCCGATCTACCTTCTTATTGGATCCTGAAACACGTGACTCTTGTTCTCAGCGTCCCTGGAACGATGTTGCTGAGTTTCAGTCTAACCTAAAAGCTTGCACCATCTGAAACGGCAAGAAACAATCGTTTGTTGTTTTGACGTTTTCTATTCAAAAGACTTTATCCTGGGTATGCAATTCCTCTttctattttattgtttttatagCGATACTCTTGTCTTACGTTTTCGTAATGAGAAATTGTTGTAAATTGTTATCGAGATATAAAGTTCGAATCTTAAATACGAAGGTAATTTAAAGAGACAACATGTAATCTTACGAAATCAACAAGGAAAAATACCAATtacaagaaagaaaatatattttattttattttttttacaatcattataataaatctaacaatataaaagtatattatttaaaaataatatttaatagtataaaatgttGTAAAGCAGCTTTACATATCACATCTGGGGTGGGGTAAATTACTAATTATACATGTTAGTTTAGTGGTATCAACCAAttggattaaaaaaaaatatatatatatatacatgtatatatatatactgttattaaatttacatagtaatactttataaaattaatgattCATAATTTTCTGAATACATATCTAGTATTGTCTTAAGTATAAAGATTGTTAAACTAAATGCGAGGTTTGAAGTAAAAAATGTCTTAAACTCATGAATGAATACAGTCTAAATAGAATTCAagacattttgtaattttatgttaaataagAAATCTTATTGCATCGATCCAATTGGCTACAGACTAATACCACCagtgaaaaatatgtttttactTTCAAGCCCATGGCTTATTTTTATTGCACAGTTTTCCAAACCAACCAGGCTCACAAAGACACGTATTATCAGGTTGACACGTTCCATTTCTGCATGCTCTTGTGCAGGCTGAGCGTTGTGGAGATCTTCTACCAATTTCACAATGATCTCCTTTGAAGCCAGTAGGACATCTGCACACATTGTTCCCTTTGCATTTTCCTCCATTTAAACAAGGAATTACGCACTTTGCTAAAAAAGTGAAAACATATTTATTATGAAGCCAATACTATAACTTTAACCATTAGTAGCTacatttctattataattttacttacAAAATTCACAACGTAATCCAAAATATCCTTTTGGACATTCGCAAGTATCTTTTTGTATACATTTCCCAccatttaaacatttttctgcACATATACCTAAAATTAATTGTGCTTTAATTAagagaaacaaatttttgtcaCAAATGCTTTCTTAAAGTTTATAGAAAAAAATGCTGTATCTTAGACAGCTTGGAATTCGATTGGCTAGTACATCAGCAGCTTCAGGAGCAACTAGATCAGGGAAATTATTAGATTCAGTTATAAGGGTAGATCATGCTGGAGAATTAGGAGCTGATAGAATATATGCTGGACAAATGGCTGTTTTAGGTATAAATATACTGTAAATATATACCAGGATGTTGTTGTTTCTTTGGATATAAATTTAACAGGGGTATATAAGACAGGTAGAACATCTGTTGGTCCAACTATTCAACATATGTGGGATCAAGAAAAGGAACATCGTGCAAAGTTTGAAGAGTTGATTAGAAAATATCGTGTAAGACCCACTGTTCTAACACCTGTTTGGAACATTGCTGGGTTTGTCCTTGGTGCTGGTACAGCACTCATGGGAGAAAAAGCAGCTATGGCTTGCACCGTAGCTGTTGAGACAGTGATCACAGAGCATTATAATGATCAATTACGTGCATTGATGGAAAGTGATGAAAAAATACATGAAGAAgttttagaaataattaaaaaatttcgtgATGAAGAACAAGAACATCATGACACTGGTCTAAAACATGGTGCAGAAC of Bombus terrestris chromosome 5, iyBomTerr1.2, whole genome shotgun sequence contains these proteins:
- the LOC100651678 gene encoding DNA-binding protein Ewg isoform X4, whose product is MVSLPSAEPGTMDRISDDDDDEPSSGSETYEEGDLLTAAMDDDVTAQLAAAGWQIKHANGPVGVAAAAAIVSAKKRKRPHSFETNPSIRKRQQNRLLRKLRQTIDEFATRVGQQAVVLVATPGKPNSSYKVFGAKPLEDVVKNLRNVIMEELESALAQQAPPPVQDDPSLYELPPLIIDGIPTPVEKMTQAQLRAFIPLMLKYSTGRGKPGWGRDSTRPPWWPKELPWANVRMDARSEDEKQKISWTHALRQIVINCYKFHGREDLLPAFSEEDDKSNVLIQQSTPHSSSHPSHSSGQGQGGQSQQQQQTVGVVRLSSTDSSKGNSSPAQIIAASPTALATATQMTAQYPTAVLQTITNPDGTVSIIQVDPSNPIITLPDGTTAQVQGVATIHTSQGEVQALAEVAGSGEGTSVAVDLNSVTEATLGQDGQIILTGEDGHGKTVFYRLCTVAGQELLEQ
- the LOC100651678 gene encoding DNA-binding protein P3A2 isoform X1, with product MVSLPSAEPGTMDRISDDDDDEPSSGSETYEEGDLLTAAMDDDVTAQLAAAGWQIKHANGPVGVAAAAAIVSAKKRKRPHSFETNPSIRKRQQNRLLRKLRQTIDEFATRVGQQAVVLVATPGKPNSSYKVFGAKPLEDVVKNLRNVIMEELESALAQQAPPPVQDDPSLYELPPLIIDGIPTPVEKMTQAQLRAFIPLMLKYSTGRGKPGWGRDSTRPPWWPKELPWANVRMDARSEDEKQKISWTHALRQIVINCYKFHGREDLLPAFSEEDDKSNVLIQQSTPHSSSHPSHSSGQGQGGQSQQQQQTVGVVRLSSTDSSKGNSSPAQIIAASPTALATATQMTAQYPTAVLQTITNPDGTVSIIQVDPSNPIITLPDGTTAQVQGVATIHTSQGEVQALAEVAGSGEGTSVAVDLNSVTEATLGQDGQIILTGEDGHGYPVSVSGVITVPVSASMYQTMVANIQSDGTMQVVTPMVQVPKVEPGNGEASIEAVTIQGHPMTMINAAGEHQVLQVISLKDANVLTKAMQAEVVKDEDSQQQQTVSSPE
- the LOC100651678 gene encoding DNA-binding protein P3A2 isoform X2, whose protein sequence is MVSLPSAEPGTMDRISDDDDDEPSSGSETYEEGDLLTAAMDDDVTAQLAAAGPVGVAAAAAIVSAKKRKRPHSFETNPSIRKRQQNRLLRKLRQTIDEFATRVGQQAVVLVATPGKPNSSYKVFGAKPLEDVVKNLRNVIMEELESALAQQAPPPVQDDPSLYELPPLIIDGIPTPVEKMTQAQLRAFIPLMLKYSTGRGKPGWGRDSTRPPWWPKELPWANVRMDARSEDEKQKISWTHALRQIVINCYKFHGREDLLPAFSEEDDKSNVLIQQSTPHSSSHPSHSSGQGQGGQSQQQQQTVGVVRLSSTDSSKGNSSPAQIIAASPTALATATQMTAQYPTAVLQTITNPDGTVSIIQVDPSNPIITLPDGTTAQVQGVATIHTSQGEVQALAEVAGSGEGTSVAVDLNSVTEATLGQDGQIILTGEDGHGYPVSVSGVITVPVSASMYQTMVANIQSDGTMQVVTPMVQVPKVEPGNGEASIEAVTIQGHPMTMINAAGEHQVLQVISLKDANVLTKAMQAEVVKDEDSQQQQTVSSPE
- the LOC100652312 gene encoding 5-demethoxyubiquinone hydroxylase, mitochondrial isoform X1, whose product is MLYLRQLGIRLASTSAASGATRSGKLLDSVIRVDHAGELGADRIYAGQMAVLGVYKTGRTSVGPTIQHMWDQEKEHRAKFEELIRKYRVRPTVLTPVWNIAGFVLGAGTALMGEKAAMACTVAVETVITEHYNDQLRALMESDEKIHEEVLEIIKKFRDEEQEHHDTGLKHGAEQAPFYQALTNVIKFGCKTAISISKVI
- the LOC100652312 gene encoding 5-demethoxyubiquinone hydroxylase, mitochondrial isoform X2, whose amino-acid sequence is MLYLRQLGIRLASTSAASGATRSGKLLDSVIRVDHAGELGADRIYAGQMAVLGRTSVGPTIQHMWDQEKEHRAKFEELIRKYRVRPTVLTPVWNIAGFVLGAGTALMGEKAAMACTVAVETVITEHYNDQLRALMESDEKIHEEVLEIIKKFRDEEQEHHDTGLKHGAEQAPFYQALTNVIKFGCKTAISISKVI
- the LOC100651678 gene encoding DNA-binding protein P3A2 isoform X3 — protein: MVSLPSAEPGTMDRISDDDDDEPSSGSETYEEGDLLTAAMDDDVTAQLAAAGWQIKHANGPVGVAAAAAIVSAKKRKRPHSFETNPSIRKRQQNRLLRKLRQTIDEFATRVGQQAVVLVATPGKPNSSYKVFGAKPLEDVVKNLRNVIMEELESALAQQAPPPVQDDPSLYELPPLIIDGIPTPVEKMTQAQLRAFIPLMLKYSTGRGKPGWGRDSTRPPWWPKELPWANVRMDARSEDEKQKISWTHALRQIVINCYKFHGREDLLPAFSEEDDKSNVLIQQSTPHSSSHPSHSSGQGQGGQSQQQQQTMTAQYPTAVLQTITNPDGTVSIIQVDPSNPIITLPDGTTAQVQGVATIHTSQGEVQALAEVAGSGEGTSVAVDLNSVTEATLGQDGQIILTGEDGHGYPVSVSGVITVPVSASMYQTMVANIQSDGTMQVVTPMVQVPKVEPGNGEASIEAVTIQGHPMTMINAAGEHQVLQVISLKDANVLTKAMQAEVVKDEDSQQQQTVSSPE